Proteins from a single region of Zavarzinella sp.:
- a CDS encoding dual specificity protein phosphatase family protein → MTFPTSGDTGYNAKIWTFWVGSMLVTEENRSRTAHTVQDNTNETSPKPQKQRKIFWSLWKGLVIGLFLAGGAEIARMVLFYNTHTVVEGRVYRSAQLPPDKLKDFVAKHNIRTVVNLRGRAPSDWYPLEARATQELRISQEDITTSANHLPSPTEMQRMVEVFDQTQYPILIHCQQGADRTGLACACYMLLYSDLPYDEAMEQLSPRYGHLPMMSTYAMDYFFVMYQRWLAGRKHEPALFRDWILHHYQPGVGAAEMQIVGKKQEFQAGEPILIEVTCTNISAEPWEFYPGTGAGIHLRYFVHPVVDETQQQATRNNTSFYERASYIGVAGNFRRTVPPGGKITLKMPVPKLEPGVYSLKADLSEPGNLPPKNLLPATHRSDLIERRTDFVQYGSKPLLVSFQVR, encoded by the coding sequence TTGACCTTCCCAACATCTGGTGATACTGGCTACAATGCCAAAATCTGGACATTCTGGGTGGGATCGATGTTAGTTACTGAGGAGAATCGCAGTCGCACGGCCCACACTGTTCAAGATAACACTAACGAAACCAGTCCCAAGCCACAAAAACAACGAAAGATTTTCTGGTCGCTATGGAAAGGTCTGGTCATCGGCCTTTTCCTCGCAGGCGGTGCAGAAATCGCTCGTATGGTATTATTTTATAATACACATACGGTGGTTGAAGGCCGTGTTTACCGGTCTGCTCAACTTCCACCAGATAAACTGAAGGATTTTGTCGCAAAGCACAACATCCGCACCGTGGTAAACCTGCGAGGCCGGGCACCTTCAGACTGGTACCCTCTGGAAGCACGTGCCACCCAGGAATTAAGAATTTCTCAGGAAGATATCACGACTTCTGCCAATCACCTACCGTCACCCACAGAAATGCAGCGCATGGTGGAAGTGTTTGACCAGACACAGTACCCCATTTTAATCCATTGTCAGCAGGGTGCCGACCGCACCGGCCTGGCCTGTGCGTGTTACATGCTGCTCTATTCTGACCTGCCTTACGATGAGGCAATGGAGCAATTATCCCCACGTTATGGGCATTTGCCCATGATGTCTACCTACGCGATGGATTACTTTTTTGTGATGTACCAACGCTGGCTGGCGGGCAGGAAACATGAGCCCGCACTCTTTCGCGATTGGATTCTGCACCACTACCAGCCGGGCGTGGGGGCAGCAGAAATGCAGATTGTTGGCAAGAAGCAGGAATTTCAGGCTGGTGAGCCGATTTTGATCGAGGTAACCTGCACCAATATCAGTGCAGAACCGTGGGAATTCTACCCAGGTACAGGTGCCGGCATTCATCTTCGCTATTTTGTACACCCCGTCGTGGATGAAACGCAGCAGCAGGCCACCAGAAATAATACTTCGTTTTACGAACGTGCCTCCTACATCGGTGTGGCAGGCAATTTTCGCCGCACGGTGCCCCCGGGTGGCAAGATTACGTTAAAAATGCCTGTGCCAAAGTTGGAGCCAGGTGTATATTCACTAAAAGCGGATTTATCGGAACCAGGAAACCTGCCACCGAAGAATCTGTTGCCTGCGACGCACCGATCGGACTTGATTGAACGAAGAACCGATTTTGTCCAGTATGGATCCAAACCACTACTTGTTAGTTTTCAAGTTCGCTGA
- a CDS encoding glycosyltransferase family 2 protein, with product MTQQDDLLSVVVPMKDESANVQAMYERVRDALTNHVAWELILVDDGSTDDTYLKLKQIAAADDRVKVIRLRRNFGQSSATQAGIDAAFGNYIATLDGDLQNDPADLPKMLEKIHEGYDVVLGERVRRQDGWFIRKLPSRMANWLIRKVTKLPFRDFGCATRVMKAEIAHSLRLYGEMHRFLPVLARNAGALMTQMPVNHHARTAGKSKYGLGRTGRVILDLITIRFLSGYFNRPMHFLGGAGLLVFLLSAFSLATTVAMKLGVTGERIDMTGNPLLLLAVAFFLMGLQLISMGLLGEVLVRTYYESQNKRPYTVRESMNLDLSMPHIHHNLRAA from the coding sequence ATGACTCAACAGGATGATCTGCTATCGGTTGTAGTGCCCATGAAGGACGAGTCGGCCAATGTGCAGGCAATGTACGAGCGTGTACGCGATGCGTTGACCAACCACGTGGCGTGGGAGCTGATTCTGGTTGATGATGGCAGCACCGACGACACTTATCTGAAATTAAAGCAGATTGCCGCTGCGGATGACCGGGTAAAGGTAATTCGCCTGCGACGCAACTTTGGCCAGTCTTCTGCCACTCAGGCGGGGATCGATGCTGCTTTCGGCAACTATATCGCCACTCTGGACGGCGATTTGCAGAATGATCCGGCAGATTTGCCCAAAATGTTAGAAAAAATTCATGAAGGCTACGATGTAGTGCTGGGCGAACGCGTCCGCCGACAGGATGGCTGGTTTATTCGCAAACTTCCCAGTCGGATGGCAAACTGGCTGATTCGTAAGGTAACCAAACTGCCATTTCGCGATTTTGGCTGTGCCACCCGTGTAATGAAAGCAGAAATTGCCCACAGTTTGCGGTTATATGGTGAGATGCACCGTTTTCTGCCAGTGCTTGCCAGAAATGCGGGTGCACTGATGACCCAGATGCCAGTGAACCACCACGCACGCACAGCGGGGAAATCGAAATATGGACTGGGACGAACAGGTCGGGTGATTCTCGACCTGATTACAATCAGGTTTCTCTCTGGATATTTCAACCGTCCGATGCACTTTCTGGGTGGGGCTGGTCTGCTGGTTTTCCTGTTGAGTGCGTTCTCATTGGCAACCACGGTGGCCATGAAGCTGGGCGTGACGGGGGAACGGATCGATATGACCGGCAACCCACTGTTATTGCTGGCAGTGGCGTTCTTTCTGATGGGCCTGCAACTGATATCGATGGGCTTACTGGGTGAAGTACTGGTCCGCACGTATTACGAAAGCCAGAACAAACGCCCCTATACCGTGCGAGAAAGCATGAATCTCGATCTTTCGATGCCCCACATCCACCACAACCTGCGTGCCGCCTGA
- a CDS encoding pyridoxal phosphate-dependent aminotransferase, which yields MIRISQLANSVQPSATLAAGAKAKKMKAEGIRIYDFSLGEPDFATPPHICAAAQAAMDAGHTHYTPVNGIPEVKKAICQWYQTKYGYQFTPEQVMVSNGAKHSLHNVLAATLNPGDEVIIPAPYWVSYSDLVQMTGAVPVIVQALPENGFKMLPSQLQAALTPKTRLLMLNSPSNPTGAVYSRAELQALADVIMTTDVAILSDEIYEQLIYGDHQATCVATLSPEVAARTITVSGASKSYAMTGWRMGWAIAPKPLIDAMGNIQSQETSCPSSISQYALVAALTGPQECVGEMHQAFDERRKYVCERLRKVPGIRFSDPEGAFYLFFDVSQHFGKTIGGQQVTDSASFCKSCLETGHVNLVPGSAFGTENFVRMSYANSMQELEEGLNAFEKWLQS from the coding sequence ATGATCCGTATTTCGCAACTGGCCAATTCTGTTCAACCATCTGCTACTTTAGCGGCCGGCGCGAAAGCCAAAAAGATGAAAGCAGAAGGGATCCGGATTTATGATTTTTCCCTGGGGGAGCCTGATTTTGCCACCCCACCGCACATCTGTGCTGCCGCACAGGCGGCCATGGATGCGGGCCATACCCACTACACGCCCGTTAATGGCATTCCGGAAGTAAAAAAAGCCATCTGCCAGTGGTATCAAACGAAATACGGCTATCAATTCACACCCGAACAGGTAATGGTTTCCAACGGTGCCAAGCATTCGCTTCATAATGTGCTGGCTGCCACGTTAAATCCAGGCGACGAGGTCATCATTCCCGCACCGTACTGGGTTAGCTACAGCGATCTGGTACAGATGACCGGTGCTGTGCCCGTGATTGTGCAGGCACTTCCTGAAAACGGCTTCAAGATGTTGCCCAGCCAGCTTCAGGCAGCACTGACACCGAAGACCCGTCTGCTGATGCTGAATTCACCTTCGAATCCCACTGGTGCGGTGTATTCGCGTGCGGAATTACAGGCACTTGCCGACGTGATTATGACCACGGATGTTGCAATTCTCAGCGATGAGATTTACGAACAATTAATCTACGGTGATCACCAGGCGACGTGCGTTGCCACGTTATCGCCCGAAGTGGCCGCACGCACCATTACCGTAAGTGGTGCCAGCAAAAGTTACGCCATGACCGGCTGGCGGATGGGCTGGGCAATTGCACCCAAGCCGTTGATTGATGCGATGGGGAATATTCAAAGCCAGGAAACCAGTTGCCCTTCCAGCATCAGCCAGTACGCACTGGTTGCGGCACTGACCGGCCCACAGGAGTGCGTTGGCGAGATGCACCAGGCATTTGACGAACGCCGCAAGTATGTGTGCGAACGCCTGCGAAAAGTGCCCGGTATTCGCTTTTCCGATCCTGAAGGTGCGTTTTATCTGTTCTTCGATGTTTCACAGCACTTTGGCAAGACGATCGGTGGGCAGCAGGTAACAGATTCCGCAAGTTTCTGTAAAAGCTGTCTGGAAACAGGCCATGTGAATCTGGTACCCGGGTCGGCTTTTGGCACCGAAAACTTTGTGCGGATGTCTTATGCCAACAGTATGCAGGAACTGGAAGAAGGTTTGAACGCATTCGAAAAATGGCTGCAATCGTAA
- the ruvB gene encoding Holliday junction branch migration DNA helicase RuvB gives MTRETIISGTPAVVEKDRDAALRPKLLREVIGQRKVVERLMINVRAAKKLQEPLGHILFDGPPGLGKTTFATVLPNELGKPIQMTSGPALSKPADLLPFLTNLEEGSILFIDEIHRMPRVVEEFIYPAMEDFRIDIVLGEGLNARTISMNLKRFTLIGATTRSGMLSSPMRDRFKVQEHLEFYSTEELAQIVSINARKLNAVLSDEAAHELARRCRGTPRIANSRLWWVRNFAASEGNGEISLDVARAALEMQEVDREGLDRQDRKYLEILIDVFGGGPAGVEALAATMNVPTDTLSDEIEPFLLREQFIRRTPRGREATLRSFELLQKLPNIRPTPQPDLFDS, from the coding sequence ATGACACGCGAGACAATTATTTCCGGCACGCCGGCAGTGGTGGAAAAAGATCGGGATGCTGCACTTCGCCCCAAGTTACTGCGGGAAGTAATTGGCCAGCGGAAAGTGGTCGAACGGTTGATGATCAACGTGCGTGCGGCCAAAAAACTGCAGGAACCACTGGGGCATATTTTATTTGATGGCCCACCTGGCCTGGGCAAAACCACCTTCGCCACGGTGCTGCCCAACGAACTGGGCAAGCCGATTCAGATGACCAGTGGACCGGCACTTTCCAAACCGGCAGACCTGCTGCCATTTTTGACAAATCTGGAAGAAGGGTCGATTCTGTTTATTGATGAAATCCACCGGATGCCCCGCGTGGTGGAAGAATTCATCTATCCGGCGATGGAAGATTTTCGCATTGATATTGTGCTGGGGGAAGGGTTGAATGCCCGCACAATTTCAATGAATTTAAAACGCTTTACCCTGATTGGTGCCACCACCCGCAGTGGGATGCTTTCCAGCCCGATGCGGGATCGCTTTAAGGTACAGGAACACCTGGAGTTCTACTCTACGGAAGAACTGGCACAGATTGTTAGCATTAATGCCCGCAAGTTAAATGCAGTTCTTTCGGATGAAGCCGCCCACGAACTTGCCCGCAGGTGCCGTGGCACCCCACGGATTGCCAATTCACGCCTGTGGTGGGTGCGAAATTTTGCAGCCAGCGAAGGGAATGGCGAAATCTCGCTGGATGTGGCCCGTGCTGCACTGGAAATGCAGGAAGTGGATCGTGAAGGCCTGGATCGGCAGGACCGGAAGTACCTGGAAATCCTGATCGATGTCTTTGGTGGCGGGCCTGCAGGTGTGGAAGCCCTGGCTGCTACCATGAATGTGCCCACGGATACACTTTCAGATGAAATTGAGCCGTTTTTACTGCGGGAACAATTTATCCGTCGCACGCCACGTGGGCGAGAAGCGACCTTGCGTTCTTTTGAGCTGTTGCAGAAGCTGCCCAACATTCGCCCTACCCCACAGCCCGACTTATTTGATAGTTGA
- a CDS encoding SMP-30/gluconolactonase/LRE family protein: MRLFSVGMMTAACVAALAATPTLAAEKVPSIGKIIVVDDSFKELLAPGAVIELLEANKFEWSEGPVWDAPNKRVLFSDIPRNMIWSWSEKDGLKEFLKSSGYTGKAPFTGREPGSNGLAFNAKGELLMCMHGDRRVAKYVDGKFVTLADKYMGKRLNSPNDLTIKSNGDIYFTDPPYGLPKIMQDPAKELDFQGVYLLREGKEPILLTKEVTRPNGIALSPDEKTLYVASSDPDKAIWMSYPVKDDGTIGAGKLIHDATKEFKAGDPGLPDGMKVDNKGNIWATGPGGVWVFNATGKHIGTVYTGEKTANCGWGNDGSVLYLTADKNLCRIRTTVKGKGWK, from the coding sequence ATGAGACTCTTCTCCGTCGGAATGATGACCGCAGCGTGTGTCGCTGCACTGGCTGCAACACCGACTCTCGCGGCTGAAAAAGTGCCTTCGATTGGCAAAATTATCGTAGTTGATGACAGTTTCAAAGAACTGCTGGCCCCCGGTGCGGTGATTGAACTGCTGGAAGCCAACAAGTTTGAATGGTCGGAAGGCCCCGTGTGGGACGCACCGAACAAGCGGGTGCTGTTTTCTGATATCCCACGCAACATGATCTGGTCGTGGAGTGAAAAAGACGGCCTGAAAGAATTCCTGAAATCCAGCGGTTACACTGGCAAAGCACCATTCACGGGTCGCGAACCGGGCAGCAACGGCCTGGCATTCAATGCGAAGGGCGAACTGCTGATGTGCATGCATGGTGACCGACGGGTGGCAAAATACGTTGATGGCAAATTTGTCACTCTTGCAGACAAATACATGGGCAAACGCCTGAACAGCCCCAACGACCTGACGATTAAATCAAACGGCGATATCTACTTTACCGATCCCCCATACGGCTTGCCTAAAATCATGCAGGATCCTGCGAAAGAGCTTGATTTTCAAGGTGTGTATCTGCTGCGGGAAGGCAAAGAACCGATTCTGCTGACCAAAGAAGTGACACGCCCCAACGGCATTGCCCTGTCACCAGATGAAAAAACGCTGTATGTCGCCAGTTCCGATCCGGATAAAGCAATCTGGATGAGCTATCCTGTGAAAGACGATGGCACGATCGGTGCGGGCAAATTGATCCACGATGCCACCAAAGAGTTCAAAGCGGGCGATCCTGGCCTGCCAGACGGCATGAAAGTAGACAACAAGGGAAATATCTGGGCAACCGGTCCAGGTGGGGTGTGGGTATTCAATGCCACCGGTAAGCACATCGGCACGGTCTACACAGGTGAAAAAACAGCGAACTGTGGCTGGGGCAACGATGGCAGTGTGTTATACCTGACAGCCGACAAAAACCTGTGCCGCATTCGCACCACCGTGAAAGGGAAAGGCTGGAAGTAA
- a CDS encoding tetratricopeptide repeat protein — MKTLQSAISAYETGNHSEALGIFQQLSAQSEAIAMRYLGRMCANGEGLPANLADAARWYLQAWKTNDEQSAYELESILPHLEAEAAHNEVIVLFAIGLIYQVIKNDPVLGVPWLMKAADQNHPEALQLVGDSYRQGKGVPMDEQLAYRYYHQAAQLGNGKSMYQLGRQYCEGLAGQQPNEEQGLEWYRKSADQGFWPANMALCKLLADRNRDLDDAREVVQRLCALSAATKKECSVSSSDGQWSAVVSDGGKTIGLSGLTMEDLGIEL, encoded by the coding sequence ATGAAAACTCTACAGTCAGCAATCTCTGCATACGAAACAGGAAATCATTCTGAAGCATTGGGCATATTCCAGCAATTGTCAGCACAGAGCGAAGCTATTGCGATGCGTTATCTCGGTCGTATGTGTGCCAATGGGGAAGGACTTCCAGCAAATCTGGCCGATGCCGCCCGCTGGTATCTGCAGGCATGGAAAACAAATGATGAACAGTCTGCTTATGAATTAGAAAGCATTCTACCGCACCTGGAAGCTGAAGCAGCACACAATGAAGTCATTGTGCTGTTTGCTATTGGTTTGATCTACCAGGTAATCAAAAATGACCCTGTCCTGGGTGTTCCCTGGCTGATGAAAGCTGCAGACCAGAACCACCCGGAAGCCTTGCAACTGGTGGGCGACAGTTATCGCCAGGGCAAAGGTGTTCCGATGGATGAGCAGCTTGCATATCGTTATTACCACCAAGCCGCGCAACTGGGGAATGGGAAGTCAATGTACCAGCTTGGCAGGCAGTATTGTGAAGGACTTGCCGGCCAGCAACCTAACGAAGAACAGGGACTGGAATGGTACCGCAAATCGGCAGATCAGGGCTTCTGGCCTGCCAACATGGCACTGTGCAAACTGTTGGCAGATAGAAATCGCGATCTGGATGATGCCCGCGAAGTGGTTCAGCGACTCTGTGCTCTTTCTGCTGCCACGAAAAAAGAATGTTCTGTTTCTTCGAGCGATGGGCAATGGAGTGCCGTTGTCAGCGATGGTGGGAAAACGATCGGGCTCAGCGGGCTGACGATGGAAGATCTGGGTATAGAGCTGTAA
- a CDS encoding DUF1501 domain-containing protein, translating to MTLFNGHRRQWIQFASGLVSGLISSATVHARKSTPVKTVLVVFTGGGMSQFESWDPKPDAPAEIRGEFQSIATSTPGVRFSEHLPRTAQLAHRLCVVRSMSHDDLDHGSACYVSLTGRFHARKSSNPPILPTDFPVQGAVVKRLKPARELPFTAVHLNGPLLAPIALSAGQNAGFLGRGFDPLLIGNVLEPLPVVEGIRMRAGLPLERLESRKVLRDQLQQTAAYFADHDRRISTEQAHELLHRPAYLRAFDLRDEPARVRESYGMNRSGQACLMARRLVEAEVPWVNLFFNHGIRGQDTSTQADDYGWDTHNDIFDSLKTQLLPRFDLAFSALIDDLHHRELLEQTLVVCMGEFGRAPKVAIEANFAGNSPGRKHWGQCYSIVLAGGGVKPGFVYGSSDRMGAYPSEKPVSPPDITATMYHALGIDPTSHFDDLANRPNIVSTGTPLKELFL from the coding sequence ATGACATTGTTTAACGGCCATCGACGACAGTGGATCCAGTTTGCCAGCGGCCTGGTCAGTGGGCTGATCTCATCTGCCACCGTGCATGCCAGAAAATCCACACCTGTCAAGACGGTGCTGGTAGTTTTCACTGGTGGCGGGATGAGTCAATTTGAATCCTGGGACCCGAAGCCGGATGCACCTGCCGAGATCCGTGGCGAATTTCAAAGCATTGCGACCAGCACGCCGGGCGTGCGATTCAGCGAACATCTCCCACGAACCGCACAGTTGGCCCACCGATTGTGCGTTGTGAGATCGATGAGCCATGACGACCTCGACCATGGCTCCGCGTGCTATGTCTCCCTCACTGGTCGGTTTCATGCCAGAAAATCTTCAAATCCGCCCATTTTGCCCACCGATTTCCCAGTACAGGGTGCGGTGGTGAAACGGCTGAAACCTGCCAGAGAATTACCATTTACAGCAGTACATTTGAATGGACCATTGCTGGCACCTATCGCGCTGTCTGCGGGGCAGAATGCTGGTTTCCTGGGACGGGGCTTCGACCCATTACTAATTGGTAATGTGCTGGAACCATTGCCGGTGGTCGAAGGAATCCGCATGCGTGCCGGCTTACCATTGGAAAGATTGGAAAGCCGCAAGGTACTGCGGGATCAATTACAGCAGACCGCAGCCTATTTTGCGGATCACGATCGCAGGATCAGCACCGAACAGGCCCACGAACTGTTGCACCGCCCTGCATACCTGCGTGCGTTTGATCTGCGAGATGAACCTGCCCGCGTGCGGGAAAGCTATGGCATGAATCGCTCCGGTCAGGCCTGCTTGATGGCACGTCGACTGGTGGAAGCCGAGGTTCCGTGGGTGAATCTCTTCTTCAACCATGGCATTCGCGGCCAGGATACCAGTACCCAGGCGGACGACTACGGGTGGGATACCCACAACGATATCTTCGATTCATTGAAGACTCAATTGTTACCTCGGTTCGATCTGGCCTTCTCGGCCCTGATAGATGATCTGCACCATCGTGAACTGCTGGAACAGACACTGGTGGTGTGCATGGGTGAATTTGGCCGAGCACCCAAAGTGGCGATTGAAGCGAATTTTGCGGGCAATTCCCCAGGGCGGAAGCATTGGGGGCAATGCTACAGCATTGTGCTGGCAGGCGGTGGCGTGAAGCCGGGTTTTGTTTATGGTTCGTCCGATCGTATGGGGGCCTATCCTTCTGAAAAACCAGTTTCCCCACCAGATATTACGGCAACCATGTATCACGCGCTGGGCATCGATCCGACAAGCCACTTCGATGATCTTGCAAACCGCCCGAACATCGTTTCCACAGGCACCCCACTGAAAGAACTGTTTCTGTAA
- a CDS encoding glycosyltransferase family 39 protein has product MTWKDFLSSKWFLLLLIFLWAVAYLPNFGNRTLRLEEGRRALPAREMLQSGNFIVPTLYGDTYLNKPPLHFWIIAATSYVLGGEVTTWTARLPSVISALLCALVAFQLGKRYLSPVGRAMSALFVLTTATLLEKGMLAEIDTVLCLFVAWCMKLFWDAEVEHEKIPMNVWVKIGIILGFSALHKGPTGPAIFYMTVVPYWLWVGKFRQLFTLSHIIAVVLSTLPTIAWVVALMKVTSFSLFQLINIASEQVGVHQTTGMIAGTNSFSDSSHYVTFLPISLVMMAPGVFWIVFALSRRWSAWLNIPENWHKFLICGFVFPLFLTYLYPESRPRHLMPMFFMTAIFAATVVDYWIRNTTRLDITDRLVTKIALGFLAIIGAAAIYLMVRYYPQATWVAILTGVCTLVFVVMMWKWNRPPSHGFLNLAATTCVFFALIWMQMNACIYPWLDTKSVKNREIATIKSEFPHIEQLWTTRSYALTGGDNLFNHCFHYSKHVRGVAVEDLTDFEGKRIVLLSEKELATIKDRGKVRILRAAPPIREGKILVVEMETVR; this is encoded by the coding sequence ATGACTTGGAAGGACTTCCTCTCCAGCAAATGGTTTCTTCTGTTGCTGATTTTCTTGTGGGCAGTTGCTTACTTGCCCAATTTCGGCAACCGCACCCTGCGATTGGAAGAAGGCCGTCGCGCCCTGCCAGCCCGCGAGATGTTGCAGTCAGGCAATTTCATCGTACCCACGTTATATGGGGATACCTATCTCAATAAGCCACCGTTGCACTTCTGGATCATTGCGGCAACTTCTTACGTGCTGGGTGGGGAAGTAACCACCTGGACTGCACGGTTGCCATCGGTAATTTCCGCTCTGCTCTGTGCGCTGGTGGCTTTCCAACTGGGCAAGCGTTATCTCAGCCCCGTGGGCAGAGCAATGTCTGCCTTATTTGTCCTCACCACCGCCACATTGCTGGAAAAAGGCATGCTGGCAGAAATTGATACCGTTCTGTGCCTTTTTGTCGCCTGGTGCATGAAGCTCTTTTGGGATGCCGAGGTAGAACATGAAAAAATTCCCATGAATGTCTGGGTAAAAATTGGCATCATTCTGGGCTTCAGTGCGTTGCATAAAGGCCCCACCGGTCCCGCGATCTTCTATATGACGGTCGTTCCTTACTGGCTGTGGGTAGGGAAGTTCCGTCAGTTATTCACCCTGTCGCATATCATTGCGGTGGTGCTGTCCACTCTGCCCACCATCGCCTGGGTGGTGGCATTAATGAAAGTTACCTCATTTTCTCTGTTTCAATTGATTAATATCGCCTCAGAACAAGTGGGAGTGCACCAGACAACTGGGATGATTGCTGGCACGAATTCCTTCAGCGATTCCAGCCATTATGTTACTTTTCTGCCAATTTCCCTGGTAATGATGGCACCCGGCGTGTTCTGGATTGTGTTTGCTCTGTCCCGCCGTTGGTCTGCATGGCTGAACATCCCGGAAAACTGGCATAAGTTCTTAATTTGTGGCTTCGTGTTTCCATTATTTCTGACCTATCTGTATCCGGAATCCCGCCCACGACACCTGATGCCGATGTTCTTCATGACAGCAATTTTTGCAGCCACGGTGGTGGATTACTGGATTCGCAACACCACCCGCCTGGATATCACCGACCGATTGGTGACCAAAATAGCGCTTGGTTTTTTGGCAATCATCGGTGCGGCAGCCATTTATCTGATGGTGCGATACTATCCCCAGGCAACCTGGGTTGCTATTCTGACAGGTGTTTGCACATTGGTTTTCGTAGTGATGATGTGGAAATGGAATCGCCCACCCAGCCACGGATTTCTGAATCTGGCAGCCACCACGTGTGTCTTTTTTGCACTAATCTGGATGCAGATGAATGCCTGCATTTACCCGTGGCTGGATACGAAGTCAGTCAAAAATCGGGAGATTGCCACAATTAAGAGTGAATTCCCCCATATCGAACAATTATGGACTACCCGAAGTTACGCACTGACAGGTGGGGACAATCTGTTCAACCACTGTTTCCACTATTCCAAACATGTTCGTGGGGTGGCAGTAGAAGATTTAACAGATTTTGAGGGGAAGCGGATTGTCTTGCTGTCTGAGAAGGAACTGGCAACAATCAAAGACCGGGGAAAAGTACGCATCTTAAGAGCCGCCCCACCAATACGCGAAGGGAAGATTCTGGTTGTTGAAATGGAAACGGTGCGATAG
- a CDS encoding ATP-binding cassette domain-containing protein → MDSQPLIDFRQATLARPGSGEVLHQLNWQLQSGQQWAITGAAGAGKSTFTAAIQGKLLRREGETIWPLWDRLRAKNPRLTHPGLLFTEVSFKEDSRRFRYDNLYYQQRFEFSNDADIPTVGAFLGDWPAEQLLPALNQVGLSPDLLSHPLIHLSNGQTRRARIARALLMDRPILIFDNPLVGLDVAGKQAILDVLHHCHRSGRQMLLIVAPEDIPDWITHVLHLEDGRIAQSCAKSSYIMPNSSAELLTETAQEQSEGPPIVELRDVTIRYGQKTLLSHINWTIHAGERWALVGPNGSGKSTLLSVIAGDQPQAFSNHVVLFGRKRGTGETIWEAKRPIGLVSPEIHLYFRESLPGWQVIATGFYDQMTFRPISAPQLARVLQLMAEFQCTELENRRFRELSTGQQRLLLILRALVKSPPLVIMDEPFQGLDATLIARCKSWLDNHLQPEQALLFVTHRAEEIPTCVKRTLHLDGGRIVKEN, encoded by the coding sequence ATGGATTCTCAACCACTGATCGACTTTCGACAGGCAACACTGGCACGTCCCGGCAGTGGTGAAGTGTTACATCAACTCAACTGGCAACTCCAGTCTGGCCAACAGTGGGCAATTACTGGTGCGGCGGGTGCGGGTAAATCAACTTTTACAGCTGCCATTCAGGGGAAACTGCTGCGTCGGGAAGGCGAAACCATCTGGCCCTTGTGGGACCGTCTGCGGGCCAAAAATCCCCGCCTGACCCACCCTGGGCTGTTGTTTACAGAAGTATCCTTCAAAGAAGATTCGCGTCGCTTTCGGTACGACAACCTCTACTACCAACAGCGGTTTGAGTTCTCCAATGATGCGGATATCCCCACGGTGGGGGCGTTTTTGGGCGATTGGCCAGCAGAACAATTACTTCCCGCCTTGAATCAGGTGGGGCTGTCGCCTGACTTGCTTTCTCACCCACTGATTCATCTTTCGAACGGCCAAACTCGTCGGGCCCGCATTGCACGTGCGTTGTTGATGGATCGGCCAATCCTGATCTTCGATAACCCACTGGTGGGGCTGGATGTTGCTGGGAAACAGGCAATTCTGGATGTGCTGCACCACTGCCATCGATCTGGGCGGCAAATGCTGCTGATTGTGGCACCTGAAGATATTCCAGACTGGATCACGCATGTCCTGCACCTCGAAGATGGGCGGATTGCTCAGTCCTGTGCAAAATCAAGCTATATTATGCCTAATTCTTCGGCAGAACTGCTAACAGAAACAGCACAAGAGCAGTCCGAGGGCCCACCGATTGTGGAATTACGGGATGTCACTATTCGCTATGGGCAGAAAACGCTTCTTTCCCACATCAACTGGACGATTCACGCGGGGGAACGTTGGGCATTAGTGGGGCCCAACGGTTCCGGCAAATCGACCCTTCTTTCTGTAATTGCAGGTGATCAGCCCCAGGCATTTTCCAACCACGTGGTGCTTTTTGGTCGTAAACGCGGCACTGGCGAGACGATCTGGGAAGCGAAACGCCCCATCGGTTTGGTTTCGCCCGAAATCCATCTGTACTTTCGGGAATCGTTGCCAGGGTGGCAGGTGATTGCGACTGGATTTTACGATCAAATGACTTTTCGGCCTATTTCCGCACCACAGCTGGCCAGAGTGCTGCAATTAATGGCTGAATTTCAATGTACCGAGCTCGAAAATCGTCGCTTTCGGGAATTATCGACCGGTCAGCAACGTCTTCTTCTAATTCTGCGGGCGTTGGTGAAATCCCCCCCGCTGGTGATCATGGATGAGCCGTTTCAAGGATTGGATGCCACGCTGATTGCTCGCTGTAAATCCTGGCTGGATAATCACTTACAACCCGAACAGGCACTTCTGTTTGTCACGCACCGTGCGGAAGAAATCCCCACGTGTGTGAAACGCACCCTGCACCTGGATGGGGGCAGAATTGTGAAAGAAAACTAA